In Kitasatospora viridis, the DNA window GGGCCCGGCGCGGTGGGCGGGCGACCTGGAGTGGTGGCGGATCGGCGCGGTCGGGGCCCGCAGCGGGGCCTGGCGGCGGGTCGGGCCCGCCTCCTGGCGCGAGCCGCTGCACGCGCTGGCCCTGCTGCCGCTGACGCTGGCCACCTGGGCGGTGACGGCGATGTGGTGGTTCGTCGGGCTCGCCACCGTCAGCTTCCCGCTGCGCGTCGAGGTGCGGCCCGGCACCCTGCGGCCGATGACGCTGTACGCGGGCGGCGAGCAGTCGCACGTCGCGCTGAGCCTGGGGCTCACCTCGCCCGGCGAGCGGACCGCCTTCGCCGTCACCCTCGGGCTCTCCCTGCTGCTCACCCTCCCGCTGGCCACCCGGGCCTGCGTCGCCGTGCAGGCCGGGCTCGGGCGGGCGCTGCTCGCCGACCGGACCGCCCGGGCCCGGGCCGCGGCCGAGGCCGGCGCGGAGGGGGCGGCGCTGCGCCGGCTGGAGCGCGACATCCACGACGGGCCGCAGCAGCGGCTGGTCCGCCTGGCGCTGGAACTCGGCCGGGCCCGGCGGCACCTGGACAGCCGGCCGGAGGCGGTGCGCGAGGCGCTGACCGACGCGCTGGCGCAGACCCGGGAGGCGCTGGACGAGCTGCGGGCGCTCTCGCGCGGCATCGCCCCGCCGATCCTGGCCGACCGGGGGCTGCGGGCGGCGCTGGCCGTGCTCGCCGCCAGCTCGCCGGTGCCGGCCGAACTGGACGACGAAAACGCTGACCTGACGGACAGTCAGCTGACTGCGGCGGTCGAGTCGGCCGCCTACTTCGTGGTCGCCGAGGCGCTCGCCAACGCGGCCAAGCACAGCCGGGCCGAGCGCTGCACCGTCGGCCTGCGCCACGCGCCGGGCACCCTGCGGGTCTGGGTGAGCGACGACGGGGTGGGCGGCGCGGCCCCGGGCAAGGGGCACGGGCTGCGCGGACTGGAGGAGCGGGTGGGCGCGGTCGGCGGCCGACTGCGCGTCGCCAGCCCCGCCGGCGGCCCGACGACCGTCACCGCGGAACTGCCGTGCCGCTGACCGGTGAGGACCCCGGCGGCGGGGCGGCCCGGCGCCCGCTGCGGATCGTGGTCGCCGACGACGCGGTGCTGCTGCGCGAGGGCCTGGTGCGCCTGCTGGTCGAGGACGGCCACCAGGTGGTGGCGGCCGTCGGCGACGGCCCCGCGCTGGTCGCGGCGGTGCTGACGCACCGTCCGGACGTCTCGGTGGTCGACGTGCGGATGCTGCCGACCCAGCGCGACGAGGGCCTGCGGGCGGCGATCGCCGCCCGCGCGCAGCTGCCCGGCGCCCCGGTGCTGATCCTCAGCCAGTACGTGGAGCCCGCCTACGCCGCCGAGCTGCTCGCCGACGGCTCCGGCGCGGTCGGCTACCTGCTCAAGGACCGGGTCGCCGAGGTCGAGGAGTTCCTGGACGCGCTGGACCGGGTCTCCCGTGGCGCGACCGTGCTCGACCCCCAGGTGGTGGCCCGGCTGTTGGACCGGCGGCGCCGCGACGATCCGCTGGGCGCGCTGACCGCGCGCGAGCGGCAACTGCTGGGCCTGATGGCGCAGGGGCACTCGAACACCGCGATCGCCCGGCGGCTGGTGCTGTCCGCGAGCGGGGTGGAGAAGCACATCGGGAACGTCTTCGCCAAGCTGGGCCTGCCGCCCGACGAGGCCCAGCACCGGCGGGTGCTCGCCGTCCTCGCCTACCTGGGCGGCTGATCCCGGGTCTGAGGGTAGGGCTGGCCACACCATGGAGTGTCCGGCGCACTCCGGTGATCCGTCGGTGCCGCCCCGGAACAGTGGGCGGCATGACGACATCCACACCCCGGGGCGCCCGGGGCACGCGCACGCTCTCCTTCCTCGCGGTGGTGCTCGCCGCCGCCTTCGTCCTGGCCCCGCGGCTGCTGGCCGGCGGCGAGTACGCCGACCGGTCCGCGCTCGCCGCGCAGTTCGGGCGGGCGTTCGTCGCCTACTGGCGCTCCGGCGAGCGGGCTTACCCGGCGCAGCTGGCCGGGGTCGTCGACTACTGGTCGCGCTACCACCTCGCCAAGGCGGTGCTCGCCGCGCTGCTGGCCGCCGTGCTGGGGGTGCTCGGCGCGCGGCTGTGGCGGAGGTTCGCGGCCGGCGGGGCCGGCCGGGGTTGGGCGACCGGTGCGGCGGGTGCGCTGGCCACGCTGGCGGCGGCGTTCTCGGTGCTGCTGGTGCTGGCCAACGTGCAGGGGACGCTGGCGCCGTTCGCCTCGCTGCTGACGATGCTTCCGACGGGTGGCGGTGGCGGCGATGGTGGTGATGCTGGTGCGGTCGGTGGCGCGGTCGCTCAGGTGCGGCAGGGGCTGACGGGCTACGGGAGCGGTCCGGCGGGGCGGGAGCCCGCCGCACTGCGGGTGATGGTCGACGACTTCGGGCGCTACCACTTGGTGATCGCCGTGCTGGCGACGGTGCTGGCCGTCGCGCTGGTGGGCCTGGGCGTGCTGCTCGTGCGGGCAGCTGTTCGGGCGCAGCAGCAGCGGGCGCGGCGGGTGCTGGGGCTGCTCGGCGCGGTCGCGGGGCTGTCGGCGCTGGCCCTGGCCGTGATCGCGGTGGCCAACGCGGGCACTGCGGCCGATCCGGCGCCCGCACTGCTGGGCTTCTTCGAGGGCGGTTGGTGACGGGATTCGCAATCCTGGCCGGTCGGGCCGTCCCAGCGGCGGGCTGACGTTCGATCAGGCCGGCAGGGACTGGCCATTCGAGTGAATCTCAACCAACTGGATAGTTTTCAGTGGTTAAGCTCGATCCCCGTGACAGAAAGTCAGAAGTGTGACCCGGCAAGCGAAAAGGCCGACGTGGTCATCCTCGGGGCCGGCCCGGCCGGGCTGGTGCTCGGCAACCTGCTGCACGACCGCGGCATCGACTGCACCATCCTGGAACGGTCCACCCGCGCGAACCTGGAGACCCGGGCGCGCGCGGGCTTCCTCGCTCCGAACACCGTGCGCACCCTGGACCGGCACGGCCTCGCCGACGGCCTCAAGCGCCACGGCGAGGAACACGGCAGCTGCGAGTTCCGCACCGAGGGCGGCCGGTTCCGGCTGGACTACCGCGAGCTCGGCCGGGGCGAACCGCACACCGTCTACCCGCAACAGGCCCTGGTGACCGACCTGCTGGCCCGCTACCTGGACAACGGCGGACGGATCCGGTTCGAGACCGAGGCGCTCGCCGTGCAGGACGCCGACGGCCCCGAACCGGCCGTCACCGCGCGCGGCGCCGACGGCCGGCCGACCCGCTGGCGGGCCCGGTACGTGGCCGGGTGCGACGGCTGGCGCGGCGCCGCCCGCCGCTCGCTGCCGCCCGGCGCCGTCCGCCGCCACCACCGCGACCACGGCATAAGCTGGCTCGGCCTGCTCGCCGAGGCCCCGCCGAGCCTGGACGCGGTGGGCTACGCCGTGCACCCCCGCGGCTTCGCCGGCCACATGGCGCGCACCCCCGAGGTCACCCGCTACTACCTGCAGTGCGAACCCGGCACCGACCCGGACAGCTGGACCGACGAGCGGATCTGGACCGAACTGGAGCTGCGGATGCGGGCCGGGGAGTACGGGCCGCTGCACCGCGGCCCGATCCTCGAACGCACCCTCATCGACCTGCGCTCCGACGTGCTGGAGCCGCTGCGCCACGGCTCGCTGCTGCTCGCCGGCGACGCGGCCAGCCTGATCAGCCCCTCCGCCGCCAAGGGCGCCAACCTCGCGGTGCTGGAGGCCGAGCTGCTCGCCCGCGCCCTGATCGACGCCCTCGCCCACGGCGACCAGGCCGGGCTCGACGCCTACTCCGCCGGCTGCCTGAGCAGCATCTGGCGCGCCCAGGAGTTCTCGCACTGGATGATCCGGCTGCTGCACGGCACGCCCGGCGCGGACGGCGCCGAAACGTTGTTCCTGGACGCCCTGCGGGATTCCCGCCTGGAATCCCTGCGCACCTCGCGCACCCAGCAGGACTGGTTCGCCGAGCACTACGTCGGCCTGTG includes these proteins:
- a CDS encoding sensor histidine kinase — protein: MAESLLPVGVRRWRPGTAPVIRAGRRCCAESLYLLTAPVTAVAGLALAAAGLVLAAPGVPSSARARGPARWAGDLEWWRIGAVGARSGAWRRVGPASWREPLHALALLPLTLATWAVTAMWWFVGLATVSFPLRVEVRPGTLRPMTLYAGGEQSHVALSLGLTSPGERTAFAVTLGLSLLLTLPLATRACVAVQAGLGRALLADRTARARAAAEAGAEGAALRRLERDIHDGPQQRLVRLALELGRARRHLDSRPEAVREALTDALAQTREALDELRALSRGIAPPILADRGLRAALAVLAASSPVPAELDDENADLTDSQLTAAVESAAYFVVAEALANAAKHSRAERCTVGLRHAPGTLRVWVSDDGVGGAAPGKGHGLRGLEERVGAVGGRLRVASPAGGPTTVTAELPCR
- a CDS encoding response regulator transcription factor, whose translation is MRIVVADDAVLLREGLVRLLVEDGHQVVAAVGDGPALVAAVLTHRPDVSVVDVRMLPTQRDEGLRAAIAARAQLPGAPVLILSQYVEPAYAAELLADGSGAVGYLLKDRVAEVEEFLDALDRVSRGATVLDPQVVARLLDRRRRDDPLGALTARERQLLGLMAQGHSNTAIARRLVLSASGVEKHIGNVFAKLGLPPDEAQHRRVLAVLAYLGG
- a CDS encoding 4-hydroxybenzoate 3-monooxygenase encodes the protein MVILGAGPAGLVLGNLLHDRGIDCTILERSTRANLETRARAGFLAPNTVRTLDRHGLADGLKRHGEEHGSCEFRTEGGRFRLDYRELGRGEPHTVYPQQALVTDLLARYLDNGGRIRFETEALAVQDADGPEPAVTARGADGRPTRWRARYVAGCDGWRGAARRSLPPGAVRRHHRDHGISWLGLLAEAPPSLDAVGYAVHPRGFAGHMARTPEVTRYYLQCEPGTDPDSWTDERIWTELELRMRAGEYGPLHRGPILERTLIDLRSDVLEPLRHGSLLLAGDAASLISPSAAKGANLAVLEAELLARALIDALAHGDQAGLDAYSAGCLSSIWRAQEFSHWMIRLLHGTPGADGAETLFLDALRDSRLESLRTSRTQQDWFAEHYVGL